The following proteins come from a genomic window of Triticum aestivum cultivar Chinese Spring chromosome 6A, IWGSC CS RefSeq v2.1, whole genome shotgun sequence:
- the LOC123128716 gene encoding dehydrin DHN4 produces the protein MEYQGQQQRGRVDEYGNPVAGHGVGTGAAAGGHFQPMRDEHQTGRGILHRSGSSSSSSSEDDGMGGRRKKGIKEKIKEKLPGGHGDQQNTGGTYGQQGTGMAGTGGTYGQQGHTGMTGTGGTYGQQGHTGMAGTGGAYGQQGHTGMTGTGGTYGQQGHTGMAGTGAHGTTATGGTYGQQGHAGMTGTGAHGTGGGYGQHGTDTGEKKGIMDKIKEKLPGQH, from the exons ATGGAGTACCAGGGACAGCAGCAGCGCGGCCGCGTCGACGAGTACGGCAACCCGGTGGCCGGACATGGCGTCGGCACCGGCGCGGCCGCCGGTGGGCATTTCCAGCCCATGAGGGACGAGCACCAGACTGGCCGTGGGATCCTGCACCGCTCCGgcagctccagctccagctcg TCCGAGGACGATGGCatgggcgggaggaggaagaagggcatcaaggagaagatcaaggagaagctCCCTGGTGGCCACGGTGACCAGCAGAACACCGGTGGCACCTACGGACAGCAGGGTACCGGCATGGCCGGCACCGGCGGCACCTACGGGCAGCAGGGTCACACTGGGATGACCGGCACCGGTGGCACCTACGGACAGCAAGGCCACACTGGGATGGCCGGCACCGGCGGCGCCTACGGGCAGCAGGGTCACACTGGGATGACCGGCACCGGCGGCACCTACGGACAGCAAGGCCACACTGGGATGGCCGGCACCGGGGCACATGGCACCACGGCCACCGGCGGCACCTACGGGCAGCAGGGTCACGCCGGGATGACAGGCACAGGGGCGCACGGCACCGGCGGCGGCTACGGGCAGCACGGCACTGACACCGGCGAGAAGAAGGGCATCATGGACAAGATCAAGGAGAAGCTCCCAGGCCAGCATTGA